Proteins from a genomic interval of Deltaproteobacteria bacterium:
- a CDS encoding aldehyde dehydrogenase family protein, whose product MLTDLPPDSKILREEIFGAVLAVIRARNIEEATSSSSWNRESSRKTRCDGGFRRRYCCDRYATA is encoded by the coding sequence ATCCTCACGGACCTTCCCCCGGATTCGAAGATCCTGCGGGAGGAAATTTTCGGGGCGGTGCTCGCCGTCATCCGCGCCCGGAATATCGAGGAGGCTACCTCCTCCAGTTCATGGAACCGCGAGTCATCACGGAAAACACGATGCGACGGGGGTTTTCGCCGGAGGTACTGCTGTGACCGATATGCGACGGCTTAA
- a CDS encoding nucleotidyltransferase domain-containing protein, with translation MAKATDRGNREKEKVLGLIRVAVERLRKSGIRVDRAILYGSFARGRMTEWSDIDVAIISPDYRPTDLKQRVKIGLICQDVDIRMESVVYRPKDFREGEPLAREIERTGIELHL, from the coding sequence ATGGCGAAAGCGACTGACCGCGGAAATAGGGAAAAAGAGAAAGTCCTCGGATTGATCCGAGTGGCCGTCGAACGGCTCAGGAAGAGCGGCATCCGGGTCGATCGAGCGATTTTGTATGGGTCCTTCGCCCGCGGCCGCATGACCGAATGGAGCGACATCGATGTCGCGATCATATCGCCGGATTACCGTCCCACCGATCTTAAGCAGAGGGTAAAGATCGGCCTCATCTGCCAGGACGTCGACATCCGGATGGAGTCCGTCGTCTACCGTCCGAAAGACTTCCGTGAAGGGGAGCCGCTTGCCCGGGAAATCGAGCGCACCGGGATTGAACTGCATCTTTGA